The Terriglobia bacterium genome includes a region encoding these proteins:
- a CDS encoding AAA family ATPase has product MRRRKAKPEGPSQPAQPQPEPLQPAYPDMDRPLQMAKREPEAAPEPQFEPAPESQPAPAPESFPAEAGESRRPARGGQRRRSRGGRGRRRTAAPAQPPLPVQPEAQEPAPSEVAPELPAAAVPLERRPPQPAHRPPRPPKGAVVLAIGLPGSGKSSWFKRRGVTPLSSDLLRKLLFDDTTEQRYQDLVFGTLRSLLRARMVARMPWNYVDATNLSPRERHGWIKMAREFGYDVHAVFFDVPLEVCMERNQRRQRIVPEDVMQRMAAKLRPPTFDEGFAKIIVVRVKKKEQAPEQQGEP; this is encoded by the coding sequence ATGAGGCGGCGCAAAGCGAAGCCGGAGGGGCCCTCGCAACCGGCACAGCCGCAACCCGAACCGCTGCAGCCGGCGTATCCCGACATGGACCGTCCGCTGCAGATGGCAAAGCGCGAGCCGGAGGCGGCGCCCGAACCGCAGTTTGAGCCTGCTCCCGAATCGCAGCCGGCGCCCGCGCCGGAATCATTTCCGGCAGAGGCCGGAGAGTCCCGGCGTCCCGCGCGGGGCGGCCAGCGTCGCCGCAGCCGAGGGGGACGGGGACGGCGTCGCACCGCCGCTCCGGCCCAGCCGCCGCTGCCGGTCCAACCGGAAGCGCAGGAACCCGCGCCCAGTGAAGTTGCACCGGAATTGCCGGCGGCGGCCGTGCCGCTGGAGCGTCGTCCACCGCAGCCGGCGCACCGTCCGCCGCGCCCGCCCAAAGGCGCCGTCGTGCTTGCCATCGGGCTGCCAGGGTCGGGGAAGAGCAGTTGGTTCAAGCGCCGCGGCGTGACGCCGCTGTCGAGCGACCTGCTGCGCAAGCTTTTGTTCGACGACACCACCGAGCAGCGCTACCAGGACCTGGTGTTCGGCACGCTGCGCTCGCTGCTGCGCGCCCGCATGGTCGCCCGCATGCCGTGGAATTATGTGGATGCCACCAACCTGTCGCCGCGCGAGCGTCATGGGTGGATCAAGATGGCGCGCGAGTTTGGCTACGACGTGCACGCCGTATTCTTCGACGTGCCGCTCGAAGTCTGCATGGAGCGTAACCAGCGCCGCCAGCGCATCGTGCCGGAAGACGTGATGCAGCGCATGGCGGCCAAGCTCCGCCCGCCGACCTTCGACGAGGGCTTCGCCAAAATCATTGTGGTGCGCGTGAAGAAGAAAGAACAGGCCCCAGAACAGCAGGGCGAGCCCTAG